The uncultured Roseibium sp. DNA segment GACCGACGATGGCGCCCATTTCCAGCTCGATGTCGAACCGGCGCGAGGGCATGAACGCCGGCATGTCCTTGTCGGGCGACTTCAACTGCCCCCAGGGGCGGCGAACGTCGGTGCCGGAGACGACGACGGACGACGCACGGCCGTTATAGCCGATCGGGATATGCAGCCAGTTCGGCGGCAGGGCGTTTTCCGGGCCACGGAACATGGTGCCGACGTTGAAAGCGTGGTTCCGGCCGGCATAGAAGTCGGTGTATTCGGCAACCTTGAACGGCAGGTAGAGCGTGGCATCGGCCATCGCCACCAGGAATGGTTCCACTTCGGCCTGCTTCGCCGAGCCTTCGGCCAGAAGCGCGGTCAGCTCGGAACGGAAAGAGGCCCAGACCGCCTGGCCCAGCGCCATGAAATCATTCCAGTAAGGAACATTCAAAACCTTGGCGTCGCCGCCCGGCTTGAGAAGACCGGCGGCTTCCATGCCGGCGACATCGACGATCCGGTCGCCCAGCGCCACACCGCAGCGGGGGGCTTCGTCACCGATGGCGAAAACGCCGTAAGGCAGGTTGTTCAGCGGAAACGCGGTCTCCGCGGAATTGGCGCTGGCGACCCAGCTGCGCATCAGGGGCATGATTGACCTTTCAAATTCATTTCGTCTTCTGCGGTGCGAACCGGCCCGAACCGGATTGGGCCGGCCCGTCTTAAAACAACGGACAGGCGTCGTGAACCGCAGGTGTGTGTTGTTATTTGTCCCAGGTGCCTTCCGGGGTGCCGTCGAACTTCTTCTCGATGCCGTCCCAGCAGTCGACATAATCGTCCTGCAACGGGGCCTCCTTGCCGGCAAACGCCGTCAGGTGCTGCGGGAAACGGGTTTCGAACATGAACGACATGGTGTTGTCGAGCTTTTCCGCCTTGAGATCGGCATTGGACGCGCCCTCGAAGGCATTGTTGTCCGGCCCGTGGGGCAGCATCATGTTGTGCAGGCTCATGCCCCCGGGGATAAAGCCCTTCGGCTTGGCATCGTACTGGCCGTAGATGTTGCCCATCAGTTCCGACATGATGTTCTTGTGATACCACGGCGGGCGGAAGGTGTTTTCAGCCACCATCCAGCGCTCGCGGAAGAGCACGAAGTCGATGTTCGCCGTACCCGGCACGCCGGACGGCGCGGTCAGGACCGTGAAGATCGACGGGTCCGGATGGTCGAACAGGATCGCTCCGACCGGGCAATAGGTTCTGAGATCGTATTTCACCGGTGCGTAGTTGCCGTGCCAGGCGACCACGTCGAGCGGCGAATGGCCGATCTTGCAGGTGTGGAACTGGCCGCACCACTTGATGGTCAGAATCGAGGGGACTTCGCGGTCCTCGTAAGCCGCTACCGGCGTCTTGAAGTCACGCCGGTTGGCCATGCAATTCGCGCCGATCGGGCCGCGGCCGGGCAGCTCGAACTTCTGGCCGTAGTTTTCGCAGACGAAACCGCGTGCCGGTCCTTCCAGCACTTCCACCCGGTAGACGAGACCGCGCGGAATGATGGCGATTTCCTTGGGCTCCAGATCGATGATGCCGAGTTCGGTGGCAAATCGCAGCTTGCCTTCCTGGGGTACGATCAGGAGTTCGGAATCGGCGGAGTAGAAATATTCGTCCACCATGGATTCGGTAACGAGATAGATGTGGCTTGCCATGCCGACCTGCGTGTTGACGTCACCGGCGGTGGTCATGGTGCGCATGCCGGTCAGCCAGGTCAGCTTCTGATCCGTGTGCGGCACCGGATCCCAGCGGTACTGGCCGAGCGATACCACATCGTCGACGACATTCGGCGCCGACTTCCAGTACGGCAGGTCGATCTTGGTGTAGCGGCTGGAATGCTTCACCGACGGGCGAATGCGGTAACACCAGGTGCGCTCGTTCTGATGGGAAGGCGCAGTGAAGGCGGTGCCGGAAAGCTGCTCGCCATAAAGGCCGTAGGCGCATTTCTGCGGGCTATTCATGCCCTGGGGCAAAGCACCGGGCAGCGCCTCGGTCTCGAAGTCGTTGCCGAAGCCCGGCATGTACTGCAACTCGTTCTGGCCGTGTTGCGCAGCACCTTTTCCGACGATGTCGCTGTCGATCTGGTCCATGTCCATATCCTCCCTGAAAGGGGCCCCGAGAGGGGCTGACATAATTTAGTTTCACTTGTAACCATTTTGATTTCGGGGGTCAAGGGAGAATGCACGTGGCTCACTGCCGCACGCCTTCAAAAGGCGATCCCGGAAAGGCCTCGCGCCCCTCCCGCATCTTGCCAGCCCCTCTCCTATCTGCTATCAGAACAAAACAAGAACATTAATGGAGACCTTCATGCTGGCCGATCCCGTCACCGAAGAGGTTTTTGCAACCGGATACGAGGCACATAGCGCCGGGACACAGGACAGCGGGCCGGCAGAGCTCCGCATTGTCGACGTCACTGCGAATGACGTGGAGACCATGCTGGTCTATCTCCAGAAGACCCTGTCCAAGGCCGAGCAAATCCGCGAACGCTCGACCGCGGGCAGTTATCTGGACAAGGTGCTGGCAAAGACCATGGAGAGCATCGCCGTGGAGATGACGCAGCTTCGCTATCTCCTTGCCCATCCGGATTATCCCGTGCCGCCGGGGCTGGCCGGCTTGTTCGTATCCGGGTCCACAGCCTCGACCGGCCGCATGCAGCCGGCGATGTGAGTCCTTGCCAGGTTAACCAACAGTTAAATTTTCGCCCCCCTGATCGTCAGGTTTCTCCCCGATGACGTGCAACCCTTGATAGTCTCCCCCAGGAAAAGCAGTCATTTACTGCATAAATCGGGGTAGCAACATGATTACGTCAGCGGTCGGGGTTCCGCTTTTGACGGGATATGCCATCGGGGCAACCGTCTTTTTTCT contains these protein-coding regions:
- the hmgA gene encoding homogentisate 1,2-dioxygenase, coding for MPGFGNDFETEALPGALPQGMNSPQKCAYGLYGEQLSGTAFTAPSHQNERTWCYRIRPSVKHSSRYTKIDLPYWKSAPNVVDDVVSLGQYRWDPVPHTDQKLTWLTGMRTMTTAGDVNTQVGMASHIYLVTESMVDEYFYSADSELLIVPQEGKLRFATELGIIDLEPKEIAIIPRGLVYRVEVLEGPARGFVCENYGQKFELPGRGPIGANCMANRRDFKTPVAAYEDREVPSILTIKWCGQFHTCKIGHSPLDVVAWHGNYAPVKYDLRTYCPVGAILFDHPDPSIFTVLTAPSGVPGTANIDFVLFRERWMVAENTFRPPWYHKNIMSELMGNIYGQYDAKPKGFIPGGMSLHNMMLPHGPDNNAFEGASNADLKAEKLDNTMSFMFETRFPQHLTAFAGKEAPLQDDYVDCWDGIEKKFDGTPEGTWDK